The window ATCACGTATGCGGGAGGCATTGCCCCCGCcgcggcggggaggggggggcgcggcggcgcgggggggcACAAAGACGAGcgagcggagcggggccgccTCCCGGCTGCGCCAGGCGTGGGGGGGGAACTAGGGCAGCGCTGCGGGCCCGGCTGGTGCgggcgggacgggacgggacggccCCGCAACTGCACCGACCCCGCACCCGCCCCGGCCCCGAACCCCGCCTCCAGCCCCCGCACTCCGCACCGGCCCTCGCAGCGGCCCCGCATCCGCCGCCGGCTCCCGCACCCCACACCAGCTCCCGCACCGGACCCCGGCGCAGCCTCGGGACCTGGAACACACTCGGGATGCACAGAGGGGCAGAGCCTCTGCCCGCGGGACCCACACATCAGAGGCGGCTGAGGCCCGGGATCAcggcagcccctgccccgcgACGGGCGGCTACCGGGTGGGGGCGGCTCCCGGTTGGGCAGCACCACGTCATGCAGGGGACCCCTCTGCGGGCATCAGGGCCTTGGCCGTGGATGGAGACCCGTGCCCCAGTAGCAGGACGACCCAGGGCACCCGAGGAAGGGGGGGGACGTCCAGACCACCCCatggtggggctggcaggacaaCAGAGGTGATtgaccctgctgtgcccagctgacCTGAAGCGCAGGGAAAGCTGCCTGCAGAGGGGAACAGGCTTGATGTCACCTCCCCTGGTGACCAGGGGGCTGAGATCGCACCCATAGCAACCTCCTCAGACTTGGAGAAGGGTTGCAATGGGGCCAGAATCCTCAGGCCCTGTGCCATCTGTACCATCTACCGAGGCCCCAGCTCTTGCAGCTGTCACCCGCAGGGCCAGGGGCACAGGCCACTCTCAAGCTGGGGTTGTAGAGGGACCCTGCAAGGCTGCCTGAAGCCCCCTGTTCTCTCGTGCACTTAATCGGGAGGATCCCCCAACCggagctggctgcagctcccagcatctcctccagcacaggctgagatCATGACAGCCCGCTGGCCTCCGTTACTTCTTGACGGCTGTAATTAATTGTTTACTTTCTCCTGGTGCGgagccagctgctctgcagcgcgGGTGCTCCCCGGCCTGACCTCGCGGCCAGGAGAGAGGCTCAgacccctcaccccagcccgGCAGGCAGCActgatccctgctgccaggaccCAGCACCTGgcatccccagggagctgcagcagcacagccccagctccatggcaagtggcacaggagggctgcagggaggatggGCAGTTCAGGGTGGGCAACTCAGGGTGGGCACTCCCcgcccagggctctgtgtgacagTCACCACATGGGGCTGaccctgtccagctgcagtAGCACCAACCCCTCACACCTGCACCCCTCAGCACTGAGCAGTAGCCAGCGCTGGAGCAAGGGCTGGCCCACTCCCAAGGGCTGGGACTGGAAGGAAGGGGCTGCAGACAGGATGTAGTGGACAAAACCACCATCCCATGCTGGCCTGGGGGGGTCAGAGGGCACCCCCAACACCCCAGAGGGCTCTGGCTGGCCAGAAGGGCAGCAGGCCAGAGTCCAGCCAGCCATGGTGAGTGCCAAGCCCCACAGGGTGATTTTTTGCAGGAGGACACAGCGCGTGGGCTCGGCACAAGAGGGATTTTCCTACTAAAACAGATGCGGGGGAGGGAGCACGTGAAAGACCACTAATCCCCTAATCCCTGGATTATGGCTCCATTTCAGGGGCTGGGATTTGACGACAGCACAGGGGGCTACGCTATCAAGACTGCATTGGCTTATCCTGTGTGCAGGGTCCCACCAGCATGTGGGGGCAACTGAGAGTGTCTCTGAGgcagaggagactgagggggcTTGATCCCCCAGCAGAGCACTGGCATTAACCCTGGCCAAAACGCCCCTGACTGGGCTATGTGGTGTAATGTGTCGTAAAGAGAGAGGTCTGGCACGGTTTGGGCATCATCCATGCCCTTGCATTGCTTGCAGttgtgctgcaggcagcatgAGGGCATGGGGAAAGAGGAAGACTGACACTTTTCCCTGGCCATGGAGTGGGGGATCAGCTGCAAGTGGCCCCTGAGTCGGAGTAGCAGGCAGGATGCTGGCACCAGGCCAGGCAGAGCATCAGTGCCCCACTTAACTGcaagaggctgcccaggaatGACGATGGAGAGTGGCCAAGCCAAGAATCATCCCTGCAAAGGGTCCTGTACCCCTGCAGAGACTCCTGAGAATGTCCCAGACCCCTCTGCACAGAGCCTGGGTAGGGGGAACTGTTCTCAGAGAcattcccagggcaggaatCCTGGCTGCTGGCCCTTGCCCGTCCTATTACCAGCAGCGGTCAAACCTCCCAGGAGCGAGACACGTGCTGGAGTCACTGGGAAACCTCCTGAGGGCAGGGAGCGGGCAGCCTGGCAGTGTGCCACACGGGCAGGGAGGGCGGCTGTGCTCTGGAGATGCTGGTCAGCACATTGCACTGCCTGCTGTGATCCCTGGGCACTGTCAACAGCCTGCCCGTCCACATCCCACCAGGATGGGACACCCCACACCAAGGGCTTGAGGCACGAGGacaagcagctcccagggaaaagaagagctggggcaggagagacCCCAAGACGATGGAGGTGCAGCAGGGCAGAAGGGCAGTGATGCCAGCCAAATATTGTAGCAGCGGGTTGGCATCACAATGTGCCCTCACCACGCTGTCctgacagccccaggagcccagggaCAACACATCCTGCAGCACCTTGGCAGGATGGAGTGCTCCTGTTCATCTCCATCCAGACAGGTCAGGGCCCTGCCACCAGCACGGGGCaaaagcagagcccagagctggcaccagctgggatttgacagcagctgcagcagcaggacaggacagggaggagGGTGCAGTGTCCCatggggctgggtggggagcCACGGGaggcactgcagctgcctgaggctgagagcagaagggcagcagtggggcagggctggcagaggccatggggcagggCTGAGAGCTTCTGCGTCACACGAGCCCAGCGCAGCGTGCAGCTGGCGCAGCGTCCCCAGCTGCCTTTGCCCAGATGtcttgccagcagcagggccacgGCAGTGGGCGGCCgggcagcctggcacagggatcagcagcagcagcagcctcctcccACCAGGGCCCGCAGCTGAGGAGCCCCcaggcagccctgtgccagtTGCAGTACCCTGGGGATTGCAGGCAGCCACTGCTGAGCCAGGGCCAGAGGGCCCAGTGATGGCCGAGGAGCAGCTGCATGGCCACTTGCCAGCCACtgccagaagggtttgggtgcAGGATCAGCTGATGAGGCACTGAAGTGTCCTGTGCCCCACACGGCACCCCTCACTCAGCCCCACAGCCTGTGCAAGGACCTCCACTCTTGACACCCCACTGAATCACCTGTGGTGTGTTCAGTGGCATGGAAACTCCTTGGGAAGGCTACTGATGGGGCtttggctgctccagccccctggCAGCATCCCATCCCCCTGTATCATCAGCCTTTACCTGCTGCACACCCTCGGCTCATCTAATGATTCCCCAAGGGCACCCAGTCTGCCACAAACCTGACCTGAGTGTCTGCGAGGGggctggaggagatgggagagctgggggagccTCCTTAGTGGCCTCTGTCGCTCATTTGTACCCCTCTGTGCACGGTGCCCCAagtgcccctgtccccccccTTGTGTCCTGGCCCCTCGGCAGGGCCCCTGCAGgggtgcagccagggctgctggggtccctgctctccctcaggGCCTCACCTCCCACCTGGGGCCAGCCTCACACAGCTGCCCCACAGAGCTTTGTCCATGGCTCATGGCCCGCAGCCCTGtgaccccagagccccagggggGCCGAGAGAGCTGCTGAACCCCCTCAGCACCGAGAGCCACGGCAAGGGTGACACCGGGACTGGTTTCCATGGCAACGAGAGGCTCCTTAACTGCTTGGTTGCCATGGCTACTGCCGCCGAGCCCGACCGCTCGGGACACGGAGGGGCTGTGCGGTGGGGATGCTCCGGTGCCCTCTCGGGCCGGGGCGGCTGCCCCACAGGCAGCGCACCGGGCACCGGGGCTGCCGCCCCCCGTGCAGCCCGCGGGGGAGCCCCGGCCCCACGGTGGGTCCCGGGTGGAGCACATCGATCCCCGGTGCCGCGGGGTCCGGGCCGCGCTGCGCTCCTGGCGGGACCGGGTCCCCGCGGGACGGCGGCACCGGCGAGTcccgggggcggggcggggccccgggggcggggccgggaggggcACGCCTCCACCGGAGCCGTCCCGTCCCGTTATCGCCCCCTGGCGGCGCCGCGCAGCCCGgtccgcccccgccgccgcccgcacGGACCCGCACGGACCCCGACAAGACCCCGCGCAGCCCcgtccgcccccgccgccgcccgcacGGATCCCATTTCCCGGGCCAAGCCCTGGATCGGGCCGTGCTCCTGCAGGCACCTGCCCCCGGCCCCGAGGCCCCGCCGCGGCGCCCTGTCCGTACCCTGCCCCGCCCGGCACCGGGCGGTCCCGTTCCGCTGCCTCCCCTGCCCCGGAGGCTGAGATCCCTCCTCAGCACCACccgcccggggccgctcccgggcAGGGCCTTCCCAAAGGGCGGCCTCGGGAGCCACAAGGCGCCCTGAGCACGGCGCCAGCTCACGGACCAGCAGGGGCCTCCAGCTGGCCGGGGGTCCCCGCACCGCCCCGGCACTGGCAGCACCGCCGGCTGCAGCCTTCGCTCCCGCACCGCCCCGAGGTCTCCGGGATCTCCGTCACTCTGTCCCCCATGCGTGACACTGACATGGGGTCAGGTAACACCGAGCGTTTGCCCAGGGCCGAGTCCCTCCCGGACCACTGCTGTccagagctcctgcctgccatctgcagctcctgccagtcCTGCAACCCCACGCACCCCCTCCCATCCATCCCCCCAAGAGGCAGCATCCATGGTCCCAGCACTGTGGAGAAATGTGGGATGTGAGGAATCCCTGAACGCTGCCAAGCCCTAAGTAGCCACCCTGCCACGGCCCTGACCACCCCACAAAACAGGACACCTTCAGCAGGACCAGCCACTGGCTGTCCTCTGGGAGGGCACAAGGTCAAAGCTCAGCCAGAAGGATGTGTCCCTTGGTCCCACCACGGCCACTCAGCATGaccaccccagctccctgcagccccgcaCCAGCAGACTGGCTGCCAAACTGAGGAGCTGTTCCTGGAGGGCCCCAGAATTCAGCCCTGGCTCATCATGGTCCGCTCCGCCCCAACACAGCCCACAGGCCAGGCCCAGCTGGCCCGGCTGCCATAAAGTGACAAGTGGCCCTGCATCCCCTGGCCAGCGGACGCAGCCCTACATCACCCACGACAGTGTGATCCTACACAGGGCCCCAAAGGCCAGAGCTCCCTGacagaggcacagcccagcccggggGCCGTGGTGTCCGTCCGGCTGCTCGCGCCTCCCACCCGCGCCCTTCGCCGAGGGTGCAAGGTCACAGCTCCGGCAGCACAGCTCCGGTGCTGCTGTCGGCCGGTTTTCTGGGATCGATACGGCTCCGGTGACAGCAAAGCCCCACCGCCACGTCCCCTGGGCGCCACGAGGCGATGGCTGCCGGCTCCAGTGCCTGTGCCCATGGCAGCCCGGCGGGCACTGCTGCATCTGAGGGCTGGCCACAGCTTGCCCTCTCCCGGCTGGGCAGCAGGCACCCTCCACCACGACTCTCTGGGGAGCAATATGTGACCCCGCACCCACAGCCGACCCACAGCCGTAATCCCGCTCCATCCCGCTGCCGGTCCGGCACCAGCAGGGCCTCGCTCCAACAGCCCCCGCTATGGGGACGAAACAGGGGAGCTCCCTGAGGAGCGGAGGTGGCCGCGGGGAAGAGTCTGAGACGAGGGGTTCTGCCCGGGAGGGCGGCTGagcccccctccctgctctgcacccccCATCTCCCGGATCCCGCAGCTCCGAGCCATCCCTACTCCGGGGGTCTGCACTGCCTCCGAGGGGCCAGACCGACCGCAGCTCCGCACCCCCCATGGTGTCCCGACGGCCCGGCCCTCCCCGCGGACCCTCCTCGCGGAGCCTCCCCGCGGAGCCTGTCCTGCCCCGCGGATCCTCGTCGCGGACCGTGTCCCGCCTCCGGAGCCTCCCCGGGTCCCCCTTGCCCCCGGCGCTCACCCCCGCCGCCGGTGACGGTGAACCGCCCGCTCATGGCCCCGTCGTCGCCACAAGTGGCTCCGGCCCCGGCGGTGGCTgagcgcggccccgccgggcgcTGACCGGGGTCCTAGTGCCCGCGGCaccgcccgccgcgccgcccccgcggcCGCAGGGCTGGCTCCAGTCCGAGCGGATCGGctcggccccgctccgctcggctcggctcggccccGTCCGGCCCGGCTCGACTCGACTCGACGGGACCGGACCGCTCCGCCACGCCCGGTCGGTCCCACGGCCGCCGCCGAACTGGGGGTGCTGGGACCGTGCCCCAACGGGACGGGAGGGGGCCGTACTCTGCCCCCGCCCTGTCCGGAGCCACGGCCGCTAATTACAGCTAATTACAGCCCCGGAGTTGCGGCTGCCCCACCCTGCCCGGACCCGGGCACCCTCGGACACGATCCCGGCCCTGCCGCCGCGCTCTGCGGCCACGCAGGGACAAACCGGGGCCGGGGGAATCTACGGGGCCAGCCCGCGGCGGGGTCTCAGCTGCACTGGGGACTTCGGTCACATGCTGAGTGCCGGCCACACGCGGCGACAACCGCCCGCTCCTCATCTCGGTGCAAAGGTGGAGCGCAGGGGAGGGCAGTGGGTGGAGGATTATGCGGATCCAGGGCTTGGGAGGTCCGGCCAGTCGGGGCGAGAGTGCCGCCCCTGGCGTAGCGCTGGTGGTGGACAATGTTGGGACCGAGGGACATCACTCTCCATTGGAtccagtgtccctgcaggatccAGAGTCCTTAGCTAAGGGGGATTTGGTGACGGTCccccccacagagcccccatgCCCACTGGTGCTGGcacccccggggctgggggaggatgaTGCTCCCAGCACATGGGAGTTCTCCAAATCACAGTCCCGACAGCTGATAGAGCACTCGAGGCTGTGTCCAAAGAATTGTCTTTATTACAAATGGACAGGCAATTGGCAGAGGGGGTGGTTGGCAGAGTGGGCAGCAGGCAGAAGTAGGCAAAACCCTGTCCCTCACCCTGATGTGACCTCAGGCGCCAGCTCCCAGTGGGGCTCAGCCTGACCTGGCATCGCTGGCtcaggaaaaagacaaatttgTCTCGAATCCATGTGCGGTTTGCACCAGACAAACGCCTCTGCAGTTGAGCTGGCACTGGCAGGAGTGGCACAATGCCAGCTGTGGCAAGAGTCCTTCTCCCCAGCTGGggctctccaggctgggcagctcccaggaggtGAGGACCCCCTGCCCCTTTCTTCCAGGAAGATGGTGATCTCATCTGGGGCTACCCACAGCCACAAGGCTCCCAGGGGTCAGCCCATGAGACAGGAGCCCGCAGGTTGGGAGcagtgggcagggagcagcactggcagagctggtggctggTCAGGCCTTCAGttctggggacactgcaggatGTCATACTTGACGTAGCCCACCCTGTCCACCTGGTAGCGCGGTGTCATCCTCCAGTAGAAGCTGCCCCGGCAGAAGTGGTACTTGCCTTGGCAAGGagggggatggagggaatggAGGGTCAGCAGGAGTTTGGCCATACAAAGATCCATCCTGGTGGCTGCCCAAGCAGCACAAGCACACCTTGCACCTTGCTGgcaccctgccagctccagcacaagaACCCACCAGGCTGATGGCATGCCCTGTCCCAGAACCATTCCCCACACACCCGAGCATCCCAAGCAGGAACCAGAGCAATGCCATGAGAGGctcaggcagcccaggcctgaACACACAGCACCCACCTGCCAGGTCCCACTCACCTTGGTAGAGGAACACATTGCGTGCATCCAGGGGGACGCCGGTGAAGACATCGTCGGTGGCACGGGGGTAGCCCTTGTCCACCCTCTGAACCTTCACATCCAgcctgtgggagagcagagccgcgctcagggctgctgggaaccCCCCCTACCAGCCCCTGGCCAGGGCTCAGGCAGgcgctgctgctctccagccctgctgctctccagccccgCTCACCTCCAGTAGCTCTCCCCGCTGAAGAGCAGCACTTTGCCGCGGCCCCGCTGCAGGGCCCCCGAGAGGCGGCCGGCTTCCTTCCCTATACCCAACTTCTCGATCCCCCGGGGGCCCAGCGCCCTCTTCCCAGAAAACACCCAGAACTGCCGACCTGCAGTGGGAGATAGTGGCGATAGTGGGGGTGTCAGACAGCCCTGAGAGCtcccagccttctccaggctcctcccactgcccctggggctgggcgAGGGCAGTGGGGGCAGAGCTCACCAGCAAAGAAGAAGACCCTCTTGGTGAGCAAATCCTGGAAAACAGCATCGATGGTATCTGGGAGGCCAGGCCAGGTATCAGCAACAGAGAAGGCACCCTGGATGCCCGATTTCCAGAAGGACGAGTAGGTCCAGTATTTCCTGGTGGGGAAGATGAGCTGTCCTGATCACCTCAGTCTGCCACAGCCCATGTCCCCCATATCCCTGTGTTCCCCCACATCCCACCTcaccagggcaggaggtgccagaTGCTGCCACTCACCCATCCTTGAAGAAGTACAGCTCCCCATTGATCTCTGTGATAGCATCAAAGTTCCTCTCCATGCAGGCATCCCGGCTGGGGTCCACAGGAATGGGTCCAACTGTGGGCTCTGGTGTtgtctcctcctcttcctcagtgGTGGAGGTGCTGCCAGCCTCTGTGGGCATGGGCTGGATCTCCTCTGTGGGCATGGGCTGGGGCTCCTccgtgggcaggggctggggctcctcAGTGGGAGCAGGTGCAGGTGGAGTGGGCTTAGGGCCAGAGCCACGACCTGAGTGAATACAGGGGAGGGCATGAGGCTGGGATCAGCTTGGTGCTGCAGGACACCCAATGCAcccagctgcagtgcagctgctcaCCATAGAGGTACTGGATGCCCTGGACATCATCAGGGTGCAGCTGGAAGTCCTGGATGTAACTGTACATGGGGTACATCAGGGCCTCACGCACACTGGAGTGGTCCAGACCCAGTGAGTGTCCAAACTCATGGGCAGCCACCAGGAAGATACTGTAACCTGGGAGAAAGCACTGGCCTAAGTGCCTGGTGGGCCACAACAGGGCAGGACACACCATCCAGAGACTGTGGTCCCCACAAGGAGTGTGACAATATGGCATGGGTCTGGGAGGCACAAAGGGAAGCACAGGCAGTACCTCTGTCAGGGCAGAAGCCCCACTTCTTGTCGGTGTCATAGTTGCTGGTGGTGGCACACCAGAGCTTGCCATCCTGCCGGCCCTGGCTGGTGCAGGCACTGTAGGACTGTCCCAGGAAGGTGAAGGGGAAGACACATGGGTCCCCCTGGGAGTTGCCGCCGATCACAGCCGTGTCTGCAGCAAAGTGTCAGTGAGGCTGtccctggcctctggctgcagTGGCCAGAAGCCGGGACAACGCTGAGATCCCTCATGTGCCCCCTCCCCTGCGTgcccccctccctgctggcaccTCGGTTGGGGCAGAAGCCGTATTTCTTGTCCTGGTCGAAGCTGGAGGTGGTGGCGCACCAGCGGTAGCCGTCGGAGCGCCCGTCTGTGGTACAGGCATCGTAGGAGGTGCCCTCGAAGATGAAGGGGAAGACGCAGGGGGCTCCATCGCTGTTGCCACCATTGGTGTAGAGGACTGTGGAGTGAGGGAGAGTGAGGAGGGCCCCAGGCACCGCGGGGCTGGCCGGGGGTTATGGTCACCACTACTCACGCTCGCTGGGGCAGAAGCCGTATTTCTTATCCCGGTCATAGTTGGGGGTGGTGGCACACCAGGGCAGCCCATCCTTGCGCCCCTCCGTGGTGCACCGGGAGTAGGAGCGGCCCTCGAAGATGAAGGGGAAGTGGCATTCGGCTCCATTGGCATTCCCGTGGCGGGTCTTCACCACTGCTCAGAGAGGGGCGGCTCAATGCTAGGGCTGGGGTTGGCACCAGCAGACCCCCCAGCCCACCGCACCTTGTCCTTACCTAAGCCAGTTCCCAGTGTCCAGAACTCATCGTCGTCAAAGTGGGCATCGCCCTGGATGCCCTGGCCTGGGGGAAAGGCGTGGGCCAGGAGCCCATCCTTGCCGTCGAAGGGGTACCCATCCCCATGCTCTGCAGGGAAAAGCACCCTCAGCTGGACCTGCCAGAGGAGCCCTCACATCCCCAGCACGCACACAGACATCCAAGCCCTGCGCACCTCCTGCACGTGTGGGGGCAGGGGGcctctgggcacagcccaagGAGACATGGGGTAAGGATCTCACAGGCAGCGTGCGTCACCAGGCCCCTCCTcactccctgcctgcccaaAGGACATCACCTTGGCTGCCAAACATGATCATGATGTCTGCCTCGCCACTGTATATCTGGGTGAAGGTGAGAGGGGTCACATCGCTCCACACTTGGAACGCCCGTTTGAAGGCATCGTCGATCACGGCACGGTCCAGGTCAGGGGAGTAGTTCAtcaccctgccagggaggcagagggtcagtgctgccagctcccctcctcatgcagggaggcagaggatCAGTGCTGCCAACTCCCCTCCTCatgcagggaggcagaggatCAGTGCTGCCAACTCCCCTCCTCATGCAGGAGTGACCCTGTTCTGGGAAG of the Molothrus aeneus isolate 106 chromosome 17, BPBGC_Maene_1.0, whole genome shotgun sequence genome contains:
- the MMP9 gene encoding matrix metalloproteinase-9, giving the protein MALLLAPLVAGLLAVSCYAAPLQGKPQAVVTFPGDLISTLPDLQLAERYLQRFGYTTEAEAKIGGRHVSLGKALLKMQKQLGLEETGELDAATLEAMRAPRCGVPDIGTFLTFEGDLKWDHMDLTYRVMNYSPDLDRAVIDDAFKRAFQVWSDVTPLTFTQIYSGEADIMIMFGSQEHGDGYPFDGKDGLLAHAFPPGQGIQGDAHFDDDEFWTLGTGLVVKTRHGNANGAECHFPFIFEGRSYSRCTTEGRKDGLPWCATTPNYDRDKKYGFCPSELLYTNGGNSDGAPCVFPFIFEGTSYDACTTDGRSDGYRWCATTSSFDQDKKYGFCPNRDTAVIGGNSQGDPCVFPFTFLGQSYSACTSQGRQDGKLWCATTSNYDTDKKWGFCPDRGYSIFLVAAHEFGHSLGLDHSSVREALMYPMYSYIQDFQLHPDDVQGIQYLYGRGSGPKPTPPAPAPTEEPQPLPTEEPQPMPTEEIQPMPTEAGSTSTTEEEEETTPEPTVGPIPVDPSRDACMERNFDAITEINGELYFFKDGKYWTYSSFWKSGIQGAFSVADTWPGLPDTIDAVFQDLLTKRVFFFAGRQFWVFSGKRALGPRGIEKLGIGKEAGRLSGALQRGRGKVLLFSGESYWRLDVKVQRVDKGYPRATDDVFTGVPLDARNVFLYQGKYHFCRGSFYWRMTPRYQVDRVGYVKYDILQCPQN